The Streptomyces armeniacus genomic interval GCGTGTGCCACGCCCTGGACACGACGCACGCGGTCAGCATCGCCAAGCTGCACGGCGGGGTGATCGGCGCGGGCGTGGCGCTGGCCATCTTCTGCGATCTCCGCGCCGGCACCGACACGTGCCGCTTCCGGCTCCCCGAGGTCGCGCTCGGGGTCGCCCCCGTATGGGGCGGCGTCCTGCCCCGTCTCCTCAGCGAGGCGGGCACCGCGCGCATCCGCGAACTGATCCTGACCGGCGCGGCGTTCGACGCGAAGACCGCGCAGGACCTGACCGTCCTGCACAAGGCGGTGCCCGCCGACGCCCTCGACACCACCATCACGGCCTGGACCGACCCCCTGACAAGACGCCCCGCGTCGGCCCTCCCGCTGGCCAAGGCCGTACTGAACTCGTACTCCCGCGGCAGCCGTATGGCGGACGGCGCACAGCTGGACAGCCACCTGCTCGCCGCCTCGCTCACCGCCCTGTGACATGTGAGCCGTGAGCCGCGCGGGCTGATCCGGTCCGCCCCGGCCCGAAGGCCCCCACCCCGGTGGGGGCCTTCGGCCGTGTGCCGCTCCGGCCGGGGTCGAGGCGATCACCGCCGATCGCCGCCTGCCCCGCACCGGAACGTACGGCGGTCACGCGCGCAGGAAGCCGCCCGGTCGCCGCGACCGTGTACTGCGCGGCCCCGAACGCCGGTGCCGGATACCACGCGCCGTCGCCGACCAGCCGCCCGAGCAGCCGGGAGACCGGTGTCCGGCAGCGAGTCGCTGAACGGGTGGTTGTACGGCCCCGTGACCGGCCGCGAACCGCCGGGCGCGCCGGGCTCAGGCTCCACACCTTCACCCGGGGGCGGTCGGTGAACGCGAACCGGATCGCCTCCGCCCGCCCCGTCTCCGCCATGAAGTCGGACAGGGTGCGCCCGCGCGCCGCGGCGGCGCTGCCCGACGCGGCGAACAGTTCGTCGGCGCTGATGTCGACCCGGCTCTCGCACCGCGGGGGAACCTCCTCGCCTGCCTGGCCGTCGGCGGGGACGCCGGCGCCGTGCGCGTCGGTGCGGCGGCCAATCCTGGCCGCTTTTCCCGGATCCGCACGGAGCCTTTCCGAAGATCTTCGGTGGCGGATGTCGAGAAACGGGTGCGGGCTCCGACCCCTCCACGAGACCCCGAAGAGAACGAAGGAGCCAGTCAGATGAGCAAGGTCACCACCGGCGCCACGATGTCCCTCGACGGCTACATCTCCGGCCCCGGGGAGAGCGGCTTCGACCTGCTGTTCCAGTGGTACGGCAACGGCGACGTGGAGATCCCGTCGGCCAGTCCCGACGTGCCGCCGATCCGCCTCTCCGCCGCGAGCGCCGGGCTGATCAAGCCGGAGTGGGAGAACACGGGGGCGCTGATCGTCGGCCGCTATCTGTACGACATGACGCACGCCTGGGGCGGCCGCCACCCGATGGACGTGCCCACGGTCGTGGTGACCCACCGGCGGCCCGACGACCGTCCGGAGGACGACGAGAACTTCGTCTTCGTCACCGACGGCATCGAGGCGGCGGTCGCGAAGGCACGGGAACTGGCCGGTGACAGGAACGTCGGGGTCAACGGCGGGCAGATGGCCCGGCAGTGCCTGGAGGCCGGCCTGCTCGACGAGGTCGGCATCGAGCTGGTGCCGGTCCTCCTGGGTGGCGGGAAGACGCTGTTCGGCGAACTCGGCGCCACGCCGGTGCAGTTCGAGGGGCCGGTCACGGTGGTCGAGGGCAACGGCGTCACGCACCTGCGTTACCGCGTCAGGAACGCGGGCTGAGCGGCACCGCGCGTTCCGGGGGCGCGTTCCGGGCGGCACGTGAGTCCGGGGGCGCCGGGGCGCGCCCCCGGACTCGCGCGGGTGCGGGTGGCTCAGGTCGGGCCGGTGGCGTAGTAGGGCTTGCAGACGCTTCCGTCGTAGTCGGTGGCGATCTCCAGGACCTGACCGCCGTCGGCCGAAGGCAGCAGCGCCGAGCTGTAGTTGGGGCAGTAGTCGATGGTGGTGAAGTCGACGGCCACGGGGGCGGGGATCTCGCGCCAGGGGCCGTTGCCGCTGTCGCTGTTGGTCCATACGGTGCGGCCGCTGCCGGCGGCGCGCGAGCCGTCGGCGTTGAACATGGCCTGGCCGATCAGCAGCAGTTTGCCCTGCGGGTTTCCGGGCTCGGGGGCCCAGGCGAGGTTGGGGGCGTGCCTGAAGTACTTGCCGTCGCCGGTCTCGGGGCGGATGCCGAGGTAAGCGGGGTCGCCCCAGTTCCAGCCGTCGGGCGAGGTGCGGTAGTGCACGACGCAGACGTACTGGCCGGCCGCCGCGCAGATCTCGTAGCTCATGAAGTACGTGCCGTTCGGCAGCTTCCGTACGACGGCCATGCCCGGCCGGTCGGAGGCGAGGCTGCTGGCGATCGTGTTGTGGTGGCCGGTCCAGCCGACGCCGTCGGACGAGCGGGCGGCAACCAGTTTCTGGCTGTGCGCGGGATCGGTCTCGTCGGAGTAGTGGCAGACGAGGTTGCCCTCGGCGTCGATGGAGAACTCCGGTTCCCACAGGCCGTGTTCGTCGGGCGCGGTGGCGACCGTGGAGAGGTATTGCCAGGAGCGGCCCACGTCGTTGCTCTTGAACACGCGGATCGCCATGCGCCGGCCGGCCTCGTCCTGGCCCACCGACGCCGACCACAGGAGCGTGCCCGCGGGCATCGAGCCGACCTGCCGGGGCAGCTCGTACAGCGTTGCACAGCACAGGCCCTGCCCGCCGGCGGCCTCTTCGTCGGCGACGGTGCCGACTTGCTGGAACGTTTGGCCACCGTCGGCGCTCTCGTGGATGGCGCCGAGCCCGTTGTTGCCGTCGAAAGAGACGACGGAGGCGAGGACGCGTCCGTTGGCGTCGCCGTTGTGCGCGAGGCGTATCGCCCGCGGATAGAGGCCGGTGTCGTCGCGCAGCGGTGTGCCGGTCGCGGCGCCGGCTTCGTCGGACTGCGCCAGCAGGAGCGCCGCCAGCAGGGCGAGCAGGAACGGGAGGACCATCGCGAGGTGGAACCGTCTGCGGGTGAGGGGTCTGTACGGCATGTGCTCTCCAAAGGGGTCTGTTCGGAATGAGCGAGCTGTCTCCGACGTGCCGTTGGTGAAACTAAGGACTCATTCCAACGTTGTAAAGGGCTGCAACACCCCCTCTTCCGCGCTCCCTTGGGGCAGGCGGCGCGCCAACAGGCGCGCCGAGCAGGCGGGGAGCAGGCGCCGAGCAGGCCCGATCAGCCTGGTCCGGTCACCGCCGCATCCTCAGGTCCCGGGTGGGGTCGGCGTGCATGCGCGGGCAGCCGCGATCGCCGGCCTTGGCGCGGGGTTCGTAGTGCCAGGGCTCGTTCCGGTAGATCCGGCACAGCCCGTACGTGGCGCCGTGCTCGGACAGCCCGTCCGTGGCGTCGGAGTCCCCGATGTCGACCGCTGCCGCAGGGCGTACTGCGCGACCTCCACCAGGACCGAGCAGCCCGCCCAATCCGACTCGCCGTCATCGTGAGCAGGTCCCGCAGCCGTACGAGGCTCACGACGGCGCCGGACTCCTCGCCCGGCAGCAGGATCAGCCAGACCCACGGCACCGTCCCGTAGACCATGCCGACCTCGGCCAGCGACATCCGCCACGCCCGCGCCGATGCGCTCGGTGAAGACGGGCGGCCATATCGCGGGCGTATGCGTACGCCTCCCCGTACGGGGGGCGCCTCACGCAGAGCGGGGCAGGACCGGAGCCCCGTTCCGGGCGGCGCGGGCGGCCGTGTGATCCTGGCCGGTACGTTCCGCGTCCGCGGAGGGTACGCGCGTACGAGCACCCGTACGGCACCCGTACGCATCCGTACGGCACCCCCGCGGCACACCGCCCGAGAGAGAAGCACGCGTTGGACACCGGCAGCTACTACGAGCCCATCGACGAGCACCGCTACAAGCCCACGCCCCACACCAGCGGCGCCTGGGACCCCGCCGAGCAGCACTTCAGCCCGCTCGGCGGCCTCATCACGCACGCCATCGAGCGCCATCTCGCGGCGGAGCCGGACAGCGGCCTGCTCCTGTCCCGGATCAGCTTCGACATCCTCGGGCGGCTCGCCCTCGACGAGTGCGAGGTACGGGTCGAGACGGTACGGCCCGGGCGCACGATCCAGCTCGTCGAGGCCACCGCCCTCATCGCCGGCCGCCCCGCGGTGCGCGCCCGCGCCTGGCGCCTCGCCTCCGGCGACACCAGCGCCGTGGCCGGCGGCGGCGACGGGGCGCTCACCCCGCCCGAGGAGCTCACGACGTGGGAGCTGGACGCCGTGTGGCCCGGCGGGTACATCGCGTCCGTGGACATCCGCCCGGTCGCGCCCCCGCAGCCGGGCCGTACGGCTGCCTGGGTCGGCACCGGCCTCAGCCTCGTCGCCGGGCAGACGGCCGGCCCGCTCGCGTCGTACGTCGCGCTGGTGGACACGGCGAACGGCATCGCCGTACGGCAGTCGCCCACCGAGTGGATGTTCCCCAACGTGGACCTGACCATCCACCTCCACCGGCAGCCCGAGGGCCGCTGGACCGGGCTGGACACGACGGTGACCTTCGGTCCCACCGGCCAGGGCACGACCAGCACCGTGCTGCACGACGTCAGCGGGCCGGTCGGGTACGCGCAGCAGATCCTCACCGTCCGGCCGCTGTGAGCCGGCCTATTTCCCGCCGCCCAGCTCGAACAGCAGCAGCAGGAAGCCCGCGATGAAGTGGCCGCCGATCAGGTAGACGAACAGCCGCAGGGCCAGGCCCCGCGGGAAGCGTCCGTTGCCGCGCTCGGCACCGGGCTCGTCCTTCGCCATGGTCTTCGCCTCAACTTCCCTGCGTACGTATGGTGTCGGGGGCACGGGGGCGGCGTCAGCGGACGCGGTGCGGCGTGCCGCCCAGGCACAGCTCGGCGGCGCCGCTCCGCAGCAGCGTGTGCACGAACAGCAGCTCGACGCCCTCCGCCGTGGCCGCCGCGATGCGGTGCGGCGTACGGGAGTCGAAGTGCGCCGAGTCCTCCGGCGCCAGCAGGTGTTCCGCGTCCCCGAGGCTCAGCCGCAGCTCGCCCCGCAGCACGTACAGCAGCTCCTCGCCCGGGTGCACCCGTACGAGATCCCGCTGCGCGCTGTCCGCGGGCACCCGTACGCGCAGGGCCTGCATCGCGCGCCCGGCGCCGCCGGCCTCGCGGTACACCCAGCCGCCGGACTCGGTGTGCGCCGTGCGGGCGGCGCGGATCACCGGCTCCCGCTCGGGAGGTGCCTCGCCGAGCAGCTCGGAGACCGTCGTACCGTAGGTGCGGGCCAGCGTCAGCAGCATCGGCAGGGACGGCTGCCGGCGCCCCGTCTCGAGCCGCGACAGGTGCGCGGGCGACAGCCCGACGCGCCGGGCGGCGGCCTCCAGGGTGAGGCCGTTGGCGCGCCGCAGCTCGTACAGCCGGGGGCCGACGTCGGAGGGGGTCTCCCCGGAGGGCCCGGGGCGGTCGGGGGACATGCCCTCATTGAGACAGCGGGGAGCCTGCGGGGCAAATTTTTTGCCTCAGAGGCAAAAGACCCGCACTGCTCAGGTGTCGTCCTCCGGTTCCGTCACGACGACCTCCACGTCCCGCGCCGTGAACGCCTCCACCGCCTCCGGTGCCGCCGTCGCGTCCGTGACCAGCGTCCAGCCCGGGGGCAGCGTCGCCCAGGCGTGAAAGGGCGCGCGGCCCAGCTTCGCGCCGTGGGCGAGCACGTACGTACGGTCCGCGCGCCGCGCCATCAGCTCCTTGAGCCGGGTCTGCCGCAACTCGGCCTCGCAGATGCCCCGTTCGGCGGTGACGCCGTCCGCGCCGAGGAAGGCGCGGTCGAACGTCATGCGCTCCAGGCCCGCTTCGGCCAGCGGGCCCACGAAGCCCTGGCTGACCTGGCGCAGCGTGCCGCCGAGGCAGATGACGGTGACGGAGCCGGAGTCGGCCAGCTCGTTCAGGGCGGTGACGCCGGTCGTGACGACGGTGAGGTCCTTGGTGGCGCGGAGCTCGCGGGCCAGCGCGCCGACGGTGGAGCCCGCGTCCAGGAGGACGGTCTCGCCGGGCCGTACGCGGGCCGCCGCCCAGCGCGCGATGGCGCGCTTCTCCTCGTACGCCTCGCCCGTGCGCTGCCGCAGGGACGCCTCGGAGTGCGCGGTGAGGGCGACGGCGCCGCCGTAGGTGCGGGCGAGGCGGCCGTCGGCGGTGAGCCGGGCGAGGTCGCGGCGGATGGTGGAGGCGGTGACGCCGAACAGCCGCGAGAGCTCCTCGACGCTGGCGAGGCCGGTGGTGGTGGCGAGGTGGAGGATCCGGTCGCGCCGGGCCTGGGATCCGTTCGGCGGCATCAGGAGGCGAGTCCTTTGCGGGAGAGCGTCACGAGGGGCGTCATGAGGGGGCGTCAGGGGACGGCGCGGTGGACATCTCGGCGGCCTGCCGGAGGGCCTCGACCATGCTACCGGCCTCGGCGCGGCCGGTTCCGGCGATGTCGAAGGCCGTTCCGTGGTCGACGGAGGTGCGGATGACGGGCAGGCCGACGGTGAGGTTGACGCCGGCCTCGATGCCGAGGACCTTGACCGGGCCGTGGCCCTGGTCGTGGTACATGGCGACGATGAGGTCGAAGTCGCCGCGTGAGGCGAGGAAGAACGCGGTGTCGGCGGGCAGCGGGCCGCGGGCGTCGACGCCGTTCCCGCGGAGCTTCTCCAGCGCCGGGACGATCTTCTCGGCCTCCTCGCCGTAGCCGAAGAGGCCGTTCTCGCCCGCGTGCGGGTTGATGCCGCAGACGCCGATGACCGGCGCGGGGTTGCCCGCGCGGACCATCGCGTCGTGCCCGCGGCGCACCGTGCGCTCGACCAGGCCGGGTTCGATGCGGTGCACGGCGTCGATGAGGCCGATGTGGGTGGTGACGTGGATGACCTTCACCTTCTCGGTGGAGAGCATCATGGACACCTCCTCGACGCCCGTGAGATGGGCGAGGAGTTCGGTGTGGCCGGGGTAGAGGTGGCCCGCGGCGTGCAGGGCCTCCTTGTTGAGGGGCGCGGTGCAGATCCCGTGGACGTCGCCGGCGAGGGCGAGTTCGGCGGCGCGCCGTACGTACTCGTGGGCTGCGTGCCCGGCTTCCGCGGACAGCGTGCCCCATGGCAGGCCGCCGGGGAGCAGGCCGAGGTCGACGACGTTGATGCGTCCAGGGGCGAACTCGGCGGCGCGCGGGTGCGGTACGGGGACGATCTCGCAGTCGAGTCCGGGGATGCCCGCCGCCTGCCGCAGCCGTGCGGCGTCGCCGACGACGACGGGGCGGCAGCGGGCGGGGACGCCGGGGTCGAGGAGCGCCGCGACGATCACTTCGGGGCCGACTCCGGCGCCGTCTCCCATGGGCACCGCGATGAGGGGGAGTTCGCGGGGGGTGGCGGGACCTGCGTTCACGTGGTGTCTCCTGAGGGCGCTACGGGGGACGGTACTGGGGTGTCCTGCGGCGGGCTGTGTTGTGGTGGGCCGTCGTGCGGTGGGCCGTTGTGCGATGGGCTCTCGTGCTGCGGGCTGAACTGCCGTGCGCTGTGCGGTGGGTTCGGCGGGTTCGGCTCGCTTACGGCGGACGGTGGCGGTGGCGGCCCCGGTGCAGGTGCCGGTACCGGTGCCGGGCGCAGCGCCGCCGCGATCGTGCGCAGCGAGTCCCGGCCGCCGTGGCTGCCGGGCCGGGTGACGACGCTGCGGCCGTCGGGGGCCAGCGCGTGGACCGCGCCGGGGTGGATCTCGGCCAGCGGCGTCAACTCCCGTACGCCGAGGGCGTCCAGCACGCGCCGCGCCGTCTCGCCTCCGGTGAGGACGAGGTCCGCGCCGCCCGCCGCGTCCGCGACCGTACGGGCCAGGGCGGCGGCGAGGGTGGGCGCGGCGGACGGCCGTACGCCCTGCCC includes:
- a CDS encoding helix-turn-helix domain-containing protein, which gives rise to MSPDRPGPSGETPSDVGPRLYELRRANGLTLEAAARRVGLSPAHLSRLETGRRQPSLPMLLTLARTYGTTVSELLGEAPPEREPVIRAARTAHTESGGWVYREAGGAGRAMQALRVRVPADSAQRDLVRVHPGEELLYVLRGELRLSLGDAEHLLAPEDSAHFDSRTPHRIAAATAEGVELLFVHTLLRSGAAELCLGGTPHRVR
- a CDS encoding thioesterase family protein, which codes for MDTGSYYEPIDEHRYKPTPHTSGAWDPAEQHFSPLGGLITHAIERHLAAEPDSGLLLSRISFDILGRLALDECEVRVETVRPGRTIQLVEATALIAGRPAVRARAWRLASGDTSAVAGGGDGALTPPEELTTWELDAVWPGGYIASVDIRPVAPPQPGRTAAWVGTGLSLVAGQTAGPLASYVALVDTANGIAVRQSPTEWMFPNVDLTIHLHRQPEGRWTGLDTTVTFGPTGQGTTSTVLHDVSGPVGYAQQILTVRPL
- a CDS encoding dihydrofolate reductase family protein — its product is MSKVTTGATMSLDGYISGPGESGFDLLFQWYGNGDVEIPSASPDVPPIRLSAASAGLIKPEWENTGALIVGRYLYDMTHAWGGRHPMDVPTVVVTHRRPDDRPEDDENFVFVTDGIEAAVAKARELAGDRNVGVNGGQMARQCLEAGLLDEVGIELVPVLLGGGKTLFGELGATPVQFEGPVTVVEGNGVTHLRYRVRNAG
- a CDS encoding cholesterol oxidase substrate-binding domain-containing protein, whose amino-acid sequence is MEQQVEAALPGAGDVAVEGHRGAGGDLAHLTGSFVLFGVSWRGRSPHPFLDIRHRRSSERLRADPGKAARIGRRTDAHGAGVPADGQAGEEVPPRCESRVDISADELFAASGSAAAARGRTLSDFMAETGRAEAIRFAFTDRPRVKVWSLSPARPAVRGRSRGRTTTRSATRCRTPVSRLLGRLVGDGAWYPAPAFGAAQYTVAATGRLPARVTAVRSGAGQAAIGGDRLDPGRSGTRPKAPTGVGAFGPGRTGSARAAHGSHVTGR
- a CDS encoding DUF6126 family protein, with product MAKDEPGAERGNGRFPRGLALRLFVYLIGGHFIAGFLLLLFELGGGK
- the pdxA gene encoding 4-hydroxythreonine-4-phosphate dehydrogenase PdxA gives rise to the protein MNAGPATPRELPLIAVPMGDGAGVGPEVIVAALLDPGVPARCRPVVVGDAARLRQAAGIPGLDCEIVPVPHPRAAEFAPGRINVVDLGLLPGGLPWGTLSAEAGHAAHEYVRRAAELALAGDVHGICTAPLNKEALHAAGHLYPGHTELLAHLTGVEEVSMMLSTEKVKVIHVTTHIGLIDAVHRIEPGLVERTVRRGHDAMVRAGNPAPVIGVCGINPHAGENGLFGYGEEAEKIVPALEKLRGNGVDARGPLPADTAFFLASRGDFDLIVAMYHDQGHGPVKVLGIEAGVNLTVGLPVIRTSVDHGTAFDIAGTGRAEAGSMVEALRQAAEMSTAPSPDAPS
- a CDS encoding enoyl-CoA hydratase/isomerase family protein translates to MDFKTLQIERQGPVLQLRLNSPETGNAVTARMLDELLAVLEPLNDDPGVRVVVLSGAGEDFCLGADRAEFGQTLQEDPGGAQLRNIADKARRVCHALDTTHAVSIAKLHGGVIGAGVALAIFCDLRAGTDTCRFRLPEVALGVAPVWGGVLPRLLSEAGTARIRELILTGAAFDAKTAQDLTVLHKAVPADALDTTITAWTDPLTRRPASALPLAKAVLNSYSRGSRMADGAQLDSHLLAASLTAL
- a CDS encoding DeoR/GlpR family DNA-binding transcription regulator, coding for MPPNGSQARRDRILHLATTTGLASVEELSRLFGVTASTIRRDLARLTADGRLARTYGGAVALTAHSEASLRQRTGEAYEEKRAIARWAAARVRPGETVLLDAGSTVGALARELRATKDLTVVTTGVTALNELADSGSVTVICLGGTLRQVSQGFVGPLAEAGLERMTFDRAFLGADGVTAERGICEAELRQTRLKELMARRADRTYVLAHGAKLGRAPFHAWATLPPGWTLVTDATAAPEAVEAFTARDVEVVVTEPEDDT
- a CDS encoding exo-alpha-sialidase, whose translation is MPYRPLTRRRFHLAMVLPFLLALLAALLLAQSDEAGAATGTPLRDDTGLYPRAIRLAHNGDANGRVLASVVSFDGNNGLGAIHESADGGQTFQQVGTVADEEAAGGQGLCCATLYELPRQVGSMPAGTLLWSASVGQDEAGRRMAIRVFKSNDVGRSWQYLSTVATAPDEHGLWEPEFSIDAEGNLVCHYSDETDPAHSQKLVAARSSDGVGWTGHHNTIASSLASDRPGMAVVRKLPNGTYFMSYEICAAAGQYVCVVHYRTSPDGWNWGDPAYLGIRPETGDGKYFRHAPNLAWAPEPGNPQGKLLLIGQAMFNADGSRAAGSGRTVWTNSDSGNGPWREIPAPVAVDFTTIDYCPNYSSALLPSADGGQVLEIATDYDGSVCKPYYATGPT